Proteins from a genomic interval of Kitasatospora kifunensis:
- a CDS encoding site-specific integrase, with amino-acid sequence MTSALAGALGVGSEDDEALRERARLGSEAVEDLAGVEAVGVVGEVLEGVPVFGDGCQVLLVVADGFLPFGEGGVVEGEVAFGDLRWSDVLLDRGEILIQQQLQWVRRRLLQSEVKTDASESMLPLPEICRAALLLRQKRREADKLAAGELWTDSDLVFTTRYGTPIEPRNFNRRFEFRCKEAVVRLIRVHDTRKTCGTLLAALDVHPRVAMQILRHSQFAVTMEIYTQVPSEETRKALRKLGATLDTAQAGTLAEGEASGGAAAPGVDAA; translated from the coding sequence GTGACGTCAGCTTTGGCTGGCGCCCTGGGTGTCGGCTCCGAGGATGATGAGGCGCTCCGCGAGCGAGCGCGCCTCGGGAGCGAGGCCGTCGAGGACCTGGCGGGTGTGGAGGCTGTCGGGGTGGTGGGCGAGGTTCTGGAGGGCGTTCCAGTGTTCGGCGATGGTTGTCAGGTGCTGCTGGTCGTTGCGGACGGCTTCCTGCCGTTCGGCGAGGGTGGCGTCGTCGAGGGTGAGGTGGCCTTCGGTGACCTGCGCTGGTCGGACGTCCTGCTCGACCGGGGCGAGATCCTGATCCAGCAGCAGCTCCAGTGGGTGCGCCGCCGGCTGCTGCAGTCCGAGGTGAAGACCGACGCCTCGGAGTCGATGCTCCCGCTGCCCGAGATCTGCCGTGCCGCACTGTTGCTGCGTCAGAAGCGGCGCGAGGCCGACAAGCTGGCCGCCGGGGAACTGTGGACCGACTCCGACCTCGTCTTCACCACCCGATACGGGACGCCGATCGAGCCGCGCAACTTCAACCGCCGCTTCGAGTTCCGCTGCAAGGAGGCGGTCGTACGGCTGATCCGCGTCCACGACACCCGCAAGACCTGCGGCACGCTCCTGGCGGCTCTGGATGTCCACCCCCGTGTGGCGATGCAGATCCTCCGGCACTCGCAGTTCGCGGTGACCATGGAGATCTACACCCAGGTCCCGTCCGAGGAGACCCGTAAGGCCCTCCGGAAGCTTGGCGCGACCCTCGACACCGCCCAGGCCGGGACACTGGCAGAAGGCGAGGCTTCGGGAGGAGCGGCGGCCCCCGGGGTTGACGCCGCTTAG
- a CDS encoding alpha/beta hydrolase-fold protein — MLDNFRVDPAADHWGVAGYSAGAHCATRLAIAHPDRFRAAIAMSGYNDPKGESDSLTAKDPHLDEVDNPLYMLTHAQTPPNVALYLTGGRNGEGLDDAQALRKAAKAPTTVNPVETTGPHATATWKPTVPAAFAWLSQYVKP, encoded by the coding sequence GTGCTGGACAACTTCCGGGTCGACCCGGCGGCCGACCACTGGGGCGTGGCCGGGTACTCGGCCGGCGCACACTGCGCCACCCGCCTCGCGATAGCCCACCCGGACCGGTTCCGGGCGGCGATCGCGATGTCCGGCTACAACGACCCGAAGGGCGAGTCGGACTCGCTGACCGCCAAGGACCCGCACCTGGACGAGGTCGACAACCCGCTCTACATGCTGACCCACGCCCAGACCCCGCCGAACGTCGCGCTCTACCTGACCGGCGGGCGCAATGGCGAGGGACTGGACGACGCCCAGGCGCTGCGGAAGGCCGCCAAGGCACCGACCACGGTGAACCCGGTGGAGACCACCGGCCCGCACGCGACCGCCACCTGGAAGCCAACGGTACCGGCCGCCTTCGCCTGGCTCAGCCAGTACGTCAAGCCCTGA
- a CDS encoding alpha/beta hydrolase, whose protein sequence is MTWPDESHIPTDEPGLRHALTQGAADLVVSPAPYTAIVRDGRGLRRRRTAVRTALAVTMVVVPALTLALLPGRHPAPPPDPGPAASSAAPKDSKVVMPAGPAADLKKDRDTKAGPIMVTTLAGKKSGVSADVWVWLPPQYNDPKYAKFGFPVLTLYAGGQSNGYNTWTDNQLPIQEIDAQLAQQQQAHPFIMIMPVQNLTGDEHQSLDCSDIPGQPKMGTWMSQDVPDFVRANFRTLKGRDSWGLMGAASGADCSAKLAMQRPDIFKAAVAIDGDFLADSPLWKGHQAEHDANSPDKLISTSKADVKMLATAGGGEAYEVGVVKKWVANAAAPTTVEYYEQPGGKHLTADFAKLIPMTLDWLTKNLTGPESDS, encoded by the coding sequence ATGACCTGGCCTGACGAGAGCCACATCCCCACTGACGAACCAGGGCTACGCCATGCCCTCACCCAGGGCGCGGCGGACCTCGTCGTCTCCCCGGCGCCGTATACCGCGATCGTCCGTGACGGCCGGGGGCTGCGGCGGCGCCGGACGGCAGTGCGTACCGCGCTCGCCGTCACGATGGTCGTCGTCCCCGCCCTCACCCTCGCGCTGCTCCCAGGACGCCACCCGGCTCCCCCGCCCGACCCGGGCCCGGCGGCGAGCAGTGCGGCGCCGAAGGACTCCAAGGTCGTGATGCCGGCCGGTCCGGCCGCCGATCTGAAGAAGGACCGTGACACCAAGGCCGGGCCGATCATGGTGACCACCCTGGCGGGCAAGAAGTCCGGTGTCTCCGCCGATGTCTGGGTCTGGCTGCCGCCGCAGTACAACGACCCGAAGTACGCCAAGTTCGGCTTCCCCGTGCTCACCCTCTACGCGGGCGGCCAGAGCAACGGCTACAACACCTGGACGGACAACCAGTTGCCGATCCAGGAGATCGACGCCCAACTCGCCCAACAGCAGCAGGCGCACCCCTTCATCATGATCATGCCGGTGCAGAACCTGACCGGTGACGAGCACCAGTCCCTGGACTGCTCCGACATCCCCGGCCAGCCGAAGATGGGCACCTGGATGTCCCAGGACGTCCCGGACTTCGTCCGTGCCAACTTCCGCACCCTGAAAGGCCGCGACAGCTGGGGCCTGATGGGCGCTGCCAGCGGCGCCGACTGCAGCGCCAAGCTGGCCATGCAGCGCCCCGACATCTTCAAGGCCGCCGTGGCGATCGACGGCGATTTCTTGGCGGACTCCCCCCTCTGGAAAGGCCACCAGGCCGAGCATGACGCCAACAGCCCCGACAAGCTGATCTCCACCAGCAAGGCCGACGTCAAGATGCTCGCCACCGCCGGCGGCGGCGAGGCCTATGAAGTCGGCGTGGTCAAGAAGTGGGTCGCCAACGCCGCTGCCCCGACCACCGTCGAGTACTACGAGCAGCCAGGTGGCAAGCACCTGACCGCGGACTTCGCGAAGCTGATCCCGATGACCCTGGACTGGCTCACCAAGAACCTCACCGGTCCCGAGAGCGACAGCTGA
- a CDS encoding chloride channel protein: MVLALLVGAGAGLGAIAFRWMIKTFTLVLSGHADYAAAGHAANPHVPFLGRWFVLLAPVVAGLLYGPLVQRFAREARGHGVPEVMYAVARRGGRIAPQVALVKSLASALCIGGGGSVGREGPIVQIGSALGSSLGRVVRVPEDRMKVLVACGAAGGIAATFNAPLAGVFFAMELILRDFAAEAFGMVVLSSVTASVIGRAAFGNTAFLQLPAFGVHHLSQYLLFALLGMLAGAVGVGFTRILYWIEDVCDWAWRGPEWARPAVGGLLLGLLLLVLPQMYGVGYPVLENAVSGKYVIAFLLLLLVGKIVATSLTIGIGGSGGVFAPSLFMGAMLGAAFGATAHHLAPGVTGPVGAYGLIGMGAVFAGAARAPITAVIILFELTGEYSIILPMMTAIVLATGVSRALSHDTIYSLKLRRRGIDLDQKPEAAVLAGLTAEAAMEPLPTPLTETTPLAKAADALAASPHGALPVVTEDGDYLGIATAHLAAETLADGEHDDAPIGALTHRPALITGETELADVLAVLIQGEGTGLPVLDATHTRLAGWLTHQSVLTALHRTHPPRPAAHPMTGDS, encoded by the coding sequence GTGGTCCTGGCCCTGCTGGTCGGTGCCGGGGCGGGATTGGGGGCGATCGCCTTCCGCTGGATGATCAAGACGTTCACCTTGGTGCTGTCCGGTCATGCGGACTACGCGGCGGCCGGGCACGCCGCGAATCCGCACGTGCCCTTCCTCGGGCGCTGGTTCGTGCTGCTGGCCCCGGTGGTCGCGGGCCTGCTGTACGGGCCGCTGGTGCAGCGGTTCGCCCGGGAGGCGCGCGGGCACGGGGTGCCGGAGGTGATGTACGCCGTCGCCCGCCGGGGCGGGCGGATCGCCCCGCAGGTCGCTCTGGTGAAGTCGCTGGCCTCGGCGCTGTGCATCGGCGGTGGCGGCTCGGTGGGCCGCGAGGGTCCGATCGTGCAGATCGGCTCCGCCCTCGGTTCCTCCTTGGGCCGGGTGGTGCGGGTTCCGGAGGACCGGATGAAGGTCCTGGTGGCCTGCGGCGCGGCCGGAGGGATCGCCGCGACCTTCAACGCCCCGCTGGCCGGGGTGTTCTTCGCGATGGAGCTGATCCTGCGCGACTTCGCCGCCGAGGCGTTCGGCATGGTCGTGCTCTCCTCGGTGACCGCCTCCGTCATCGGGCGGGCCGCGTTCGGCAACACGGCCTTCCTGCAGCTGCCTGCCTTCGGCGTCCACCACCTCTCCCAGTACCTGCTCTTCGCCCTGCTCGGCATGCTCGCCGGCGCCGTCGGGGTCGGGTTCACCCGGATCCTGTACTGGATCGAGGATGTGTGCGACTGGGCCTGGCGCGGCCCCGAATGGGCCCGCCCCGCCGTCGGTGGCCTGCTGCTCGGCCTGCTGCTCCTCGTGCTGCCGCAGATGTACGGCGTCGGCTATCCGGTCCTGGAGAACGCCGTCAGCGGCAAGTACGTCATCGCCTTCCTGCTGCTCCTGCTGGTCGGCAAGATCGTGGCGACCAGCCTGACCATCGGCATCGGCGGCTCCGGCGGCGTCTTCGCGCCCTCGCTGTTCATGGGCGCCATGCTCGGTGCCGCCTTCGGCGCCACCGCGCACCACCTGGCCCCCGGCGTCACCGGTCCGGTCGGCGCGTACGGTCTGATCGGGATGGGCGCCGTCTTCGCCGGTGCCGCCCGCGCGCCCATCACCGCCGTGATCATCCTGTTCGAGCTCACCGGCGAGTACAGCATCATCCTGCCGATGATGACCGCCATCGTGCTGGCCACAGGGGTCAGCCGCGCCCTGTCCCACGACACCATCTACAGCCTCAAGCTGCGCCGCCGCGGCATCGACCTGGACCAGAAGCCCGAGGCGGCCGTGCTGGCCGGGTTGACCGCCGAGGCCGCGATGGAGCCGCTGCCCACCCCGCTGACGGAGACCACGCCGCTGGCCAAGGCCGCCGACGCGCTGGCCGCCTCCCCGCACGGCGCACTGCCCGTCGTCACCGAGGACGGCGACTACCTCGGCATCGCCACCGCACACCTGGCCGCCGAAACCCTCGCCGACGGCGAACACGACGACGCCCCTATCGGCGCCCTCACCCACCGCCCGGCACTCATCACCGGCGAGACCGAACTGGCCGACGTCCTCGCCGTCCTGATCCAGGGCGAAGGCACCGGCCTGCCGGTCCTCGACGCCACCCACACCCGCCTGGCCGGCTGGCTCACCCACCAGTCCGTCCTCACCGCCCTGCACCGGACCCACCCGCCACGCCCCGCCGCACACCCGATGACCGGCGACAGCTGA
- a CDS encoding GntR family transcriptional regulator gives MGGKTEQVEQTIRSWISSGQLTAGSKLPSERTLAADLSAGRTTVRLVLSKLAAEGLITAQHGSGYYVAGGEQGGRTIVSEPQGELQPWRIHGKRTVYDNPWIKLDLVDVEPPGVERFEHHVVRLQHVAITAVVDEQDRVLMLWRYRFVPNRFGWELPGGIVDSGESAAAAAAREVEEETGWRPGSVEHVVTFQPMIGMVDSPHDVFVARGATLVGEPTDAEEAGRIAWIPLAEVPQLIARDELLGSGTLVALLHLLAARQQRATSPQ, from the coding sequence ATGGGCGGTAAGACCGAGCAGGTCGAGCAGACGATCCGGAGTTGGATCAGCTCTGGCCAACTCACCGCTGGCTCCAAGCTCCCCTCCGAGCGCACCCTGGCCGCAGACCTCTCGGCCGGCCGAACGACCGTCCGACTCGTCCTCTCGAAGCTCGCCGCCGAAGGACTGATCACCGCGCAGCACGGGAGCGGCTACTACGTGGCCGGCGGTGAGCAAGGCGGCCGGACGATCGTCAGCGAGCCGCAGGGGGAACTGCAGCCATGGCGCATTCACGGTAAGCGGACCGTCTACGACAACCCTTGGATCAAGCTCGATCTGGTGGACGTCGAGCCGCCCGGGGTCGAGCGCTTCGAGCACCACGTGGTCCGTTTGCAGCACGTCGCCATCACGGCCGTTGTGGACGAGCAGGACAGGGTGTTGATGCTCTGGCGCTACCGCTTCGTTCCCAATCGGTTCGGCTGGGAGCTTCCCGGCGGCATCGTGGACAGCGGGGAGAGCGCCGCGGCTGCCGCGGCCCGTGAGGTCGAAGAGGAGACCGGGTGGCGGCCGGGGAGCGTCGAGCATGTCGTGACGTTCCAACCGATGATCGGGATGGTCGACTCGCCGCATGACGTCTTCGTCGCGCGAGGTGCCACCCTCGTCGGCGAGCCGACCGACGCGGAGGAGGCCGGGCGGATCGCGTGGATCCCGCTCGCCGAGGTGCCGCAGCTGATCGCACGTGACGAACTGCTCGGGTCCGGCACGCTCGTTGCCCTGCTCCACCTGCTGGCCGCCCGCCAGCAGCGGGCTACAAGCCCCCAGTAA
- a CDS encoding helix-turn-helix domain-containing protein yields the protein MTNRLRVARVERGWSQDRLVRAIGEYAREHLVDVASPASLKVYVSEWENGRRTVSDTYAAVLRSLLGKTNDELFGEPAPAGLPAADGYDALLGRIDSARSLSLGMVDTFLAQTELLRSFDRQMGAAGLVDQMRAHLDALEDALTFAVLPDARRPVATALAGAATLAAWQALDVGAVERAWRHYELAKRAASEAEAPMYLAHAMAEQAYVLSDAGRPEMAVDLVRDAQRTGGSKVSPRLAAWLFAAEAELCAKAGLADDCRRALDQAEAALPAGEDTRDPDMASIFLNASHLARWRGNALAILGEDDAVAELYAALDRVDPAFTRATAGLRCDLAQAHMVRGEIDQARQHLQQARLLANRTGSVRQRRRIERLTGGL from the coding sequence ATGACGAACCGTCTACGAGTTGCCCGGGTCGAGCGAGGCTGGTCCCAGGATCGACTGGTGCGCGCAATCGGCGAGTACGCCCGGGAACATCTGGTCGACGTGGCCTCACCGGCCAGCCTGAAGGTCTACGTCTCGGAGTGGGAGAACGGTCGACGGACAGTCTCCGATACCTACGCGGCCGTCCTGCGGTCGCTGCTCGGCAAGACCAACGATGAGCTGTTCGGCGAGCCCGCGCCGGCTGGTCTCCCAGCGGCAGACGGCTACGACGCGCTTCTCGGCCGGATCGACTCGGCCCGCAGCCTCAGCCTCGGCATGGTGGACACCTTCTTGGCGCAGACCGAGTTGCTGCGCAGCTTCGATCGGCAGATGGGCGCCGCAGGCCTGGTCGACCAGATGCGGGCCCACCTGGACGCTCTTGAAGATGCGCTCACGTTCGCGGTCCTGCCCGACGCGCGCCGGCCGGTCGCCACCGCACTGGCAGGCGCCGCCACGCTCGCGGCCTGGCAAGCCCTCGACGTCGGCGCGGTGGAGCGAGCGTGGCGACACTACGAGCTTGCGAAGCGGGCGGCGAGCGAGGCGGAAGCGCCCATGTACCTTGCCCACGCGATGGCGGAGCAGGCCTACGTACTCTCCGATGCGGGCCGCCCCGAGATGGCAGTTGATCTGGTGCGGGACGCGCAACGTACGGGTGGCTCGAAGGTGTCCCCGCGGCTCGCCGCTTGGCTGTTCGCCGCGGAGGCGGAGCTGTGCGCCAAGGCCGGGCTGGCGGACGACTGCCGACGCGCCCTCGATCAGGCGGAGGCAGCACTCCCGGCCGGGGAGGACACGCGAGACCCCGACATGGCGAGCATCTTCCTCAACGCCAGCCACCTGGCGCGCTGGCGTGGCAACGCTCTGGCGATCCTCGGCGAAGACGACGCGGTGGCAGAGCTCTACGCCGCACTCGATCGGGTGGATCCCGCCTTCACGCGGGCAACAGCCGGGTTGCGCTGTGACCTCGCGCAGGCGCACATGGTGCGTGGGGAGATCGACCAGGCACGGCAGCATCTCCAACAGGCCCGCCTCCTGGCGAACCGAACCGGATCGGTTCGCCAACGGAGGCGGATCGAGCGGCTTACTGGGGGCTTGTAG
- a CDS encoding MarR family winged helix-turn-helix transcriptional regulator → MSVDPPQRRTDPPAVEEDLVTAVLTASRLLVAISARSLGEVAEALTLPQFRMLVVLDSRGAMSLSRLADLLAVNPSTAMRMADRLVGAGMVERGENPHNRREVLFSLTTAGSRTVAEATDRRRAEIARVVEGMPPESRAGLVAALHAFAEAGGEPAAPTRELDLLGW, encoded by the coding sequence ATGTCCGTTGACCCGCCGCAGCGCCGCACCGATCCGCCCGCCGTCGAGGAGGACCTCGTCACCGCGGTCCTGACCGCCTCCCGTCTGCTGGTGGCGATCTCCGCCCGGTCACTGGGGGAGGTGGCCGAGGCCCTGACATTGCCCCAGTTCCGGATGCTGGTGGTGCTCGACAGCCGTGGCGCGATGAGCTTGTCGCGGCTGGCCGACCTGCTCGCGGTCAACCCGTCCACGGCGATGCGGATGGCGGACCGGCTGGTGGGGGCCGGCATGGTCGAGCGGGGGGAGAACCCGCACAACCGCCGCGAGGTCCTGTTCTCGCTCACCACCGCCGGTTCGCGCACGGTCGCCGAGGCCACCGACCGGCGCCGCGCGGAGATCGCCCGGGTGGTCGAGGGGATGCCGCCCGAGAGCCGGGCCGGTCTGGTCGCGGCGCTGCACGCCTTCGCCGAGGCCGGTGGCGAGCCGGCCGCCCCGACCCGCGAACTGGACCTGCTCGGCTGGTGA
- a CDS encoding SigE family RNA polymerase sigma factor, whose protein sequence is MGSYDEEAEFSGFVQGRWNGLVRTAYLLTGNQHDAEDLAQTALAKVYASWRRVRGSDSPDAYVRRILVNSNFDRFRKRRLAEHPTDEPLEPGGPHPTDASAQVDQRQVLFAALAALPARQRAVVVLRYWEDLSEAQVAAALGCSVGTVKSQAAKGLAKLRADSGLTDLSTPATTDSRWKVSA, encoded by the coding sequence ATGGGCAGCTATGACGAGGAGGCGGAGTTCAGTGGCTTCGTACAGGGCAGGTGGAACGGGCTGGTCCGTACGGCGTACCTGCTGACCGGGAACCAGCACGACGCGGAGGATCTGGCGCAGACCGCGCTGGCCAAGGTGTACGCGTCCTGGCGACGAGTCCGCGGCAGCGACAGCCCGGACGCGTACGTGCGCCGCATCCTGGTGAACAGCAACTTCGACCGCTTCCGCAAGCGCCGCCTGGCAGAGCACCCGACCGACGAACCGCTGGAGCCGGGCGGCCCGCACCCGACGGACGCCAGCGCGCAGGTCGACCAGCGCCAGGTGCTCTTCGCCGCTCTCGCCGCGCTGCCCGCGCGGCAGCGGGCCGTGGTGGTGCTGCGCTACTGGGAGGACCTCTCCGAAGCGCAGGTCGCCGCCGCGCTCGGCTGCTCCGTCGGCACTGTCAAGAGCCAGGCCGCCAAGGGGCTGGCCAAGCTGCGCGCCGACTCCGGCCTCACCGACCTCAGCACGCCGGCCACGACCGACTCCCGATGGAAGGTGTCCGCATGA
- a CDS encoding Na+/H+ antiporter, whose translation MHAVGVVLLLVVLATAVATFARHWRVPAPSLLVLAGIGVALIPGVPALHVPPQTIALVVLPPLLYASAEELSLRDLRVVWRPVTILAFGLVFASAAAVGFAAVALTGLPPAMAFVLGAILASTDPVAVTALGRRLALPGRVQVLVQAESLFNDATSLVLFKVAIGIAVATGAGASLPAAGAEFLILGGGGSVIGAGVAGLVWLIRRRTSEPVLETVIALVTPYAAYVVAESAHTSGVTAVVVAGVLLGRSSHRLTDAHIRLQLHAVYAVVVFLLESIVFSIVGLELPELVRNLSGGSGWWPLQALAVAVVLIAVRVICTLPLTRAVKPSKGGLSWRVAGVVTWAGTRGVMPLAAALSIPLVANNGTALAGRPLVLALTTAVIVFTLVVQGLTLSTVVNRSGLALEPEHTAREEADAQDALNQAALDHIEQLTGMEAVPETTIDRIRRALTARLDRSGDGPDITPVDLPYRQLRREVIAVQNTELHRLYDEHRISDTTRRRLQHDLDREEAALGGR comes from the coding sequence GTGCACGCCGTTGGGGTCGTCCTTCTCTTGGTCGTTCTGGCCACTGCCGTGGCCACCTTCGCCCGGCACTGGCGCGTGCCCGCCCCCTCCCTGCTGGTCCTGGCCGGGATCGGCGTGGCGCTGATACCCGGGGTACCCGCGCTGCACGTTCCTCCCCAGACGATCGCCCTGGTCGTGCTGCCGCCGCTGCTGTACGCCTCCGCCGAGGAGCTGTCGCTGCGCGACCTGCGGGTCGTGTGGCGGCCGGTCACGATCCTCGCGTTCGGTCTGGTCTTCGCCTCGGCGGCGGCCGTCGGCTTCGCGGCGGTTGCGTTGACCGGCCTGCCGCCCGCGATGGCCTTCGTGCTCGGCGCGATCCTGGCCAGTACCGACCCGGTGGCCGTGACCGCGCTCGGCCGGCGCCTGGCCCTGCCCGGCCGGGTCCAGGTGCTGGTGCAGGCCGAGAGTCTGTTCAACGACGCCACCTCCCTGGTCCTGTTCAAGGTCGCGATCGGGATCGCGGTAGCCACCGGCGCAGGAGCGAGCCTGCCTGCCGCGGGTGCGGAGTTCCTGATCCTGGGCGGTGGCGGCAGTGTGATCGGTGCCGGTGTCGCGGGCCTGGTGTGGCTGATCCGCCGCCGCACCAGCGAGCCGGTGCTGGAGACCGTGATCGCCCTGGTCACCCCCTACGCGGCGTACGTGGTCGCGGAGTCCGCCCACACCTCCGGCGTCACCGCGGTCGTCGTGGCGGGCGTCCTGCTCGGCCGCTCCAGCCACCGCCTCACCGACGCCCACATCCGCCTGCAACTGCACGCCGTCTACGCGGTGGTGGTGTTCCTGCTGGAGAGCATCGTCTTCAGCATCGTCGGCCTGGAACTGCCGGAACTCGTGAGGAACCTGTCCGGTGGCAGCGGCTGGTGGCCGTTGCAGGCCCTGGCGGTTGCCGTGGTGCTGATCGCAGTCCGGGTGATCTGCACACTGCCGCTGACCCGCGCGGTCAAACCCAGCAAGGGCGGGCTGTCCTGGCGGGTGGCCGGCGTGGTGACCTGGGCCGGCACCCGCGGAGTGATGCCACTGGCCGCCGCACTGTCGATCCCCCTGGTCGCGAACAACGGCACCGCACTGGCCGGACGTCCCCTCGTGCTGGCGCTGACCACCGCCGTCATCGTGTTCACCCTCGTCGTCCAGGGCCTGACCCTGTCCACCGTGGTCAACCGCTCCGGCCTCGCGCTGGAGCCCGAGCACACCGCCCGCGAGGAAGCCGACGCCCAGGACGCCCTCAACCAGGCCGCGCTCGATCACATCGAGCAGCTCACCGGCATGGAGGCCGTACCGGAGACCACGATCGACCGGATCCGCCGGGCCCTCACCGCCCGCCTCGACCGCAGCGGCGACGGCCCGGACATCACTCCCGTCGATCTCCCGTACCGCCAACTGCGGCGCGAGGTGATAGCCGTCCAGAACACCGAACTGCACCGCCTCTACGACGAGCACAGGATCAGCGACACCACCCGCCGGCGGCTGCAACACGACCTCGACCGGGAAGAAGCCGCGCTCGGCGGTCGGTGA